In Cyprinus carpio isolate SPL01 chromosome B7, ASM1834038v1, whole genome shotgun sequence, a genomic segment contains:
- the LOC109060628 gene encoding transducin-like enhancer protein 3-B isoform X6, with the protein MYPQGRHPAPHQPGQPGFKFTVAESCDRIKDEFQFLQAQYHSLKVEYDKLANEKTEMQRHYVMYYEMSYGLNIEMHKQTEIAKRLNAILAQIMPFLSQEHQQQVAQAVERAKQVTMTELNAIIGQQLQAQHLSHAAHGPPVQLPPHPSGLQPPGIPSVTGSGSGLLALGALGSQAHLPVKDEKNHHDLEHRERESSTNNSVSPSDSLRASEKHRGSSEYSLDPKKRRVEEKDNMSRYDSDGDKSDDLVVDVSNEDPATPRASPSHSPPENGLDKARALKKDAPNSPASVASSGSTPSSKVKDHQHNDKSSTPGLKSNTPTPRNDAPTPGTSNTPGLRPIPGKPPGIEALTAPALRTPLSIAAPYGAPFAMMGHHPEMNGSLTNPGVYPGLHISPQMSAAAAAAYGRSPMAGFDPHPHMRAPGLPTSLTSIPGGKPAYSFHVSADGQMQPVPFPPDALIGPGIPRHARQINTLSHGEVVCAVTISNPTRHVYTGGKGCVKIWDISQPGSKSPVSQLDCLNRDNYIRSCKLLPDGRTLIVGGEASTLTIWDLASQTPRIKAELTSSAPACYALAISPDAKVCFSCCSDGNIAVWDLHNQTLVRQFQGHTDGASCIDISHDGTKLWTGGLDNTVRSWDLREGRQLQQHDFTSQIFSLGYCPTGEWLAVGMESSNVEVLHHTKPDKYQLHLHESCVLSLKFAYCGKWFVSTGKDNLLNAWRTPYGASIFQSKESSSVLSCDISADDKYIVTGSGDKKATVYEVIY; encoded by the exons ATGTATCCGCAGGGCCGGCATCCG gcaCCTCACCAGCCTGGCCAGCCAGGCTTCAAATTCACTGTAGCTGAATCTTGTGACAGGATCAAAGATGAATTTCAGTTCCTTCAAGCTCAGTACCACAG TCTTAAAGTGGAGTATGACAAACTGGCCAATGAGAAGACAGAGATGCAGCGGCATTATGTCATG taTTATGAGATGTCCTATGGACTGAACATTGAAATGCATAAACAG ACTGAGATTGCCAAACGACTAAATGCGATTCTTGCTCAAATCATGCCTTTTTTGTCACAAGAG CACCAACAGCAGGTTGCGCAGGCTGTTGAACGTGCTAAGCAAGTGACAATGACAGAGTTGAATGCCATCATCGGG cagcagctccaggCTCAACACCTTTCTCATGCTGCCCATGGACCCCCGGTCCAGCTGCCCCCTCACCCCTCGGGGCTGCAGCCCCCAGGCATCCCTTCAGTCACAGGCTCAGGGTCAGGTCTGCTGGCGCTGGGAGCTTTGGGCAGCCAGGCGCACCTGCCAGTCAAAGATGAGAAGAACCATCATGACCTGGAGCACAGAG AGCGGGAATCTAGCACG AATAATTCAGTATCACCGTCAGACAGCCTGAGAGCCAGTGAGAAACACAGAGGCTCGTCTGAATACAGTCTGGACCCGAAGAAACGCAGAGTGGAGGAGAAGGACAACATGAGCCGATAT GACAGTGATGGCGACAAAAGTGATGATCTGGTCGTTGATGTGTCCAACGAG GATCCAGCCACTCCAAGGGCCAGCCCGTCTCACTCTCCTCCTGAGAATGGACTTGACAAGGCCAGAGCGCTGAAGAAAGATGCCCCCAACAGCCCGGCTTCTGTGGCCTCTTCTGGGAGCACACCCTCCTCAAAAGTGAAGGACCACCAACAT AATGACAAGTCCTCCACCCCTGGTTTAAAGTCCAACACCCCCACCCCACGCAACGACGCTCCCACCCCAGGAACCAGCAACACCCCTGGACTCAGGCCCATACCCGGAAAACCACCAGGCATCGAAGCGCTGA CAGCACCTGCTCTACGTACACCACTGTCGATTGCGGCGCCATATGGGGCTCCGTTTGCAATGATGGGTCACCACCCAGAGATGAACGGCTCATTGACCAATCCGGGTGTTTACCCTGGCCTTCACATCTCCCCTCAGATGAGTGCCGCAGCCGCTGCTGCCTATGGACGCTCACCTATG GCGGGCTTTGATCCTCATCCCCACATGCGTGCCCCGGGTCTGCCAACAAGTCTGACCTCTATACCTGGAGGGAAACC GGCCTACTCCTTCCACGTTAGCGCAGATGGCCAGATGCAACCAGTACCTTTTCCTCCAGATGCTCTGATTGGACCAGGCATTCCCCGTCATGCCCGTCAGATCAACACACTCAGCCACGGTGAGGTGGTGTGTGCCGTGACCATCAGCAACCCCACGCGGCACGTCTATACTGGCGGCAAAGGCTGCGTGAAGATCTGGGATATCAGTCAGCCCGGCAGCAAGAGCCCCGTCTCACAACTCGACTGTCTG aacAGGGATAACTATATCCGTTCCTGTAAGCTGCTTCCGGATGGCCGCACTTTGATCGTTGGAGGGGAAGCCAGCACTCTGACCATATGGGATTTGGCCTCTCAGACTCCCCGTATCAAAGCTGAGCTCACCTCTTCTGCCCCAGCCTGCTATGCGCTGGCGATCAGCCCTGATGCCAAGGTCTGCTTCTCCTGCTGCAGTGATGGAAATATTGCTGTCTGGGACCTTCATAACCAAACCCTTGTCAG GCAGTTCCAGGGCCACACAGATGGTGCAAGTTGTATAGACATTTCCCATGATGGCACCAAACTGTGGACAGGTGGACTGGACAACACCGTACGGTCTTGGGACCTGAGAGAGGGACGACAACTCCAGCAGCATGACTTTACTTCACAG ATCTTCTCTCTGGGCTACTGTCCGACGGGCGAGTGGCTGGCTGTGGGAATGGAGAGCAGTAATGTGGAGGTGCTTCATCACACCAAGCCTGACAAGTACCAGCTGCACCTGCATGAGAGCTGTGTCCTCTCCCTCAAATTTGCCTACTGTG GTAAATGGTTTGTGAGCACTGGGAAGGACAATCTCTTGAATGCCTGGAGGACTCCCTATGGTGCCAGCATTTTCCAG TCCAAGGAGTCGTCCTCTGTCCTGAGCTGTGACATCTCAGCTGATGATAAGTACATTGTGACAGGATCTGGAGACAAGAAGGCCACTGTTTATGAAGTGATCTACTAA
- the LOC109060628 gene encoding transducin-like enhancer protein 3-B isoform X4, which produces MYPQGRHPAPHQPGQPGFKFTVAESCDRIKDEFQFLQAQYHSLKVEYDKLANEKTEMQRHYVMYYEMSYGLNIEMHKQTEIAKRLNAILAQIMPFLSQEHQQQVAQAVERAKQVTMTELNAIIGQQQLQAQHLSHAAHGPPVQLPPHPSGLQPPGIPSVTGSGSGLLALGALGSQAHLPVKDEKNHHDLEHRERESSTNNSVSPSDSLRASEKHRGSSEYSLDPKKRRVEEKDNMSRYDSDGDKSDDLVVDVSNEDPATPRASPSHSPPENGLDKARALKKDAPNSPASVASSGSTPSSKVKDHQHNDKSSTPGLKSNTPTPRNDAPTPGTSNTPGLRPIPGKPPGIEALTAPALRTPLSIAAPYGAPFAMMGHHPEMNGSLTNPGVYPGLHISPQMSAAAAAAYGRSPMAGFDPHPHMRAPGLPTSLTSIPGGKPAYSFHVSADGQMQPVPFPPDALIGPGIPRHARQINTLSHGEVVCAVTISNPTRHVYTGGKGCVKIWDISQPGSKSPVSQLDCLNRDNYIRSCKLLPDGRTLIVGGEASTLTIWDLASQTPRIKAELTSSAPACYALAISPDAKVCFSCCSDGNIAVWDLHNQTLVRQFQGHTDGASCIDISHDGTKLWTGGLDNTVRSWDLREGRQLQQHDFTSQIFSLGYCPTGEWLAVGMESSNVEVLHHTKPDKYQLHLHESCVLSLKFAYCGKWFVSTGKDNLLNAWRTPYGASIFQSKESSSVLSCDISADDKYIVTGSGDKKATVYEVIY; this is translated from the exons ATGTATCCGCAGGGCCGGCATCCG gcaCCTCACCAGCCTGGCCAGCCAGGCTTCAAATTCACTGTAGCTGAATCTTGTGACAGGATCAAAGATGAATTTCAGTTCCTTCAAGCTCAGTACCACAG TCTTAAAGTGGAGTATGACAAACTGGCCAATGAGAAGACAGAGATGCAGCGGCATTATGTCATG taTTATGAGATGTCCTATGGACTGAACATTGAAATGCATAAACAG ACTGAGATTGCCAAACGACTAAATGCGATTCTTGCTCAAATCATGCCTTTTTTGTCACAAGAG CACCAACAGCAGGTTGCGCAGGCTGTTGAACGTGCTAAGCAAGTGACAATGACAGAGTTGAATGCCATCATCGGG cagcagcagctccaggCTCAACACCTTTCTCATGCTGCCCATGGACCCCCGGTCCAGCTGCCCCCTCACCCCTCGGGGCTGCAGCCCCCAGGCATCCCTTCAGTCACAGGCTCAGGGTCAGGTCTGCTGGCGCTGGGAGCTTTGGGCAGCCAGGCGCACCTGCCAGTCAAAGATGAGAAGAACCATCATGACCTGGAGCACAGAG AGCGGGAATCTAGCACG AATAATTCAGTATCACCGTCAGACAGCCTGAGAGCCAGTGAGAAACACAGAGGCTCGTCTGAATACAGTCTGGACCCGAAGAAACGCAGAGTGGAGGAGAAGGACAACATGAGCCGATAT GACAGTGATGGCGACAAAAGTGATGATCTGGTCGTTGATGTGTCCAACGAG GATCCAGCCACTCCAAGGGCCAGCCCGTCTCACTCTCCTCCTGAGAATGGACTTGACAAGGCCAGAGCGCTGAAGAAAGATGCCCCCAACAGCCCGGCTTCTGTGGCCTCTTCTGGGAGCACACCCTCCTCAAAAGTGAAGGACCACCAACAT AATGACAAGTCCTCCACCCCTGGTTTAAAGTCCAACACCCCCACCCCACGCAACGACGCTCCCACCCCAGGAACCAGCAACACCCCTGGACTCAGGCCCATACCCGGAAAACCACCAGGCATCGAAGCGCTGA CAGCACCTGCTCTACGTACACCACTGTCGATTGCGGCGCCATATGGGGCTCCGTTTGCAATGATGGGTCACCACCCAGAGATGAACGGCTCATTGACCAATCCGGGTGTTTACCCTGGCCTTCACATCTCCCCTCAGATGAGTGCCGCAGCCGCTGCTGCCTATGGACGCTCACCTATG GCGGGCTTTGATCCTCATCCCCACATGCGTGCCCCGGGTCTGCCAACAAGTCTGACCTCTATACCTGGAGGGAAACC GGCCTACTCCTTCCACGTTAGCGCAGATGGCCAGATGCAACCAGTACCTTTTCCTCCAGATGCTCTGATTGGACCAGGCATTCCCCGTCATGCCCGTCAGATCAACACACTCAGCCACGGTGAGGTGGTGTGTGCCGTGACCATCAGCAACCCCACGCGGCACGTCTATACTGGCGGCAAAGGCTGCGTGAAGATCTGGGATATCAGTCAGCCCGGCAGCAAGAGCCCCGTCTCACAACTCGACTGTCTG aacAGGGATAACTATATCCGTTCCTGTAAGCTGCTTCCGGATGGCCGCACTTTGATCGTTGGAGGGGAAGCCAGCACTCTGACCATATGGGATTTGGCCTCTCAGACTCCCCGTATCAAAGCTGAGCTCACCTCTTCTGCCCCAGCCTGCTATGCGCTGGCGATCAGCCCTGATGCCAAGGTCTGCTTCTCCTGCTGCAGTGATGGAAATATTGCTGTCTGGGACCTTCATAACCAAACCCTTGTCAG GCAGTTCCAGGGCCACACAGATGGTGCAAGTTGTATAGACATTTCCCATGATGGCACCAAACTGTGGACAGGTGGACTGGACAACACCGTACGGTCTTGGGACCTGAGAGAGGGACGACAACTCCAGCAGCATGACTTTACTTCACAG ATCTTCTCTCTGGGCTACTGTCCGACGGGCGAGTGGCTGGCTGTGGGAATGGAGAGCAGTAATGTGGAGGTGCTTCATCACACCAAGCCTGACAAGTACCAGCTGCACCTGCATGAGAGCTGTGTCCTCTCCCTCAAATTTGCCTACTGTG GTAAATGGTTTGTGAGCACTGGGAAGGACAATCTCTTGAATGCCTGGAGGACTCCCTATGGTGCCAGCATTTTCCAG TCCAAGGAGTCGTCCTCTGTCCTGAGCTGTGACATCTCAGCTGATGATAAGTACATTGTGACAGGATCTGGAGACAAGAAGGCCACTGTTTATGAAGTGATCTACTAA
- the LOC109060628 gene encoding transducin-like enhancer protein 3-B isoform X2, which produces MYPQGRHPAPHQPGQPGFKFTVAESCDRIKDEFQFLQAQYHSLKVEYDKLANEKTEMQRHYVMYYEMSYGLNIEMHKQTEIAKRLNAILAQIMPFLSQEHQQQVAQAVERAKQVTMTELNAIIGVRGLPNLPLTQQQLQAQHLSHAAHGPPVQLPPHPSGLQPPGIPSVTGSGSGLLALGALGSQAHLPVKDEKNHHDLEHRERESSTNNSVSPSDSLRASEKHRGSSEYSLDPKKRRVEEKDNMSRYDSDGDKSDDLVVDVSNEDPATPRASPSHSPPENGLDKARALKKDAPNSPASVASSGSTPSSKVKDHQHNDKSSTPGLKSNTPTPRNDAPTPGTSNTPGLRPIPGKPPGIEALTPALRTPLSIAAPYGAPFAMMGHHPEMNGSLTNPGVYPGLHISPQMSAAAAAAYGRSPMAGFDPHPHMRAPGLPTSLTSIPGGKPAYSFHVSADGQMQPVPFPPDALIGPGIPRHARQINTLSHGEVVCAVTISNPTRHVYTGGKGCVKIWDISQPGSKSPVSQLDCLNRDNYIRSCKLLPDGRTLIVGGEASTLTIWDLASQTPRIKAELTSSAPACYALAISPDAKVCFSCCSDGNIAVWDLHNQTLVRQFQGHTDGASCIDISHDGTKLWTGGLDNTVRSWDLREGRQLQQHDFTSQIFSLGYCPTGEWLAVGMESSNVEVLHHTKPDKYQLHLHESCVLSLKFAYCGKWFVSTGKDNLLNAWRTPYGASIFQSKESSSVLSCDISADDKYIVTGSGDKKATVYEVIY; this is translated from the exons ATGTATCCGCAGGGCCGGCATCCG gcaCCTCACCAGCCTGGCCAGCCAGGCTTCAAATTCACTGTAGCTGAATCTTGTGACAGGATCAAAGATGAATTTCAGTTCCTTCAAGCTCAGTACCACAG TCTTAAAGTGGAGTATGACAAACTGGCCAATGAGAAGACAGAGATGCAGCGGCATTATGTCATG taTTATGAGATGTCCTATGGACTGAACATTGAAATGCATAAACAG ACTGAGATTGCCAAACGACTAAATGCGATTCTTGCTCAAATCATGCCTTTTTTGTCACAAGAG CACCAACAGCAGGTTGCGCAGGCTGTTGAACGTGCTAAGCAAGTGACAATGACAGAGTTGAATGCCATCATCGGGGTACGTGGACTTCCCAATCTGCCTCTCACC cagcagcagctccaggCTCAACACCTTTCTCATGCTGCCCATGGACCCCCGGTCCAGCTGCCCCCTCACCCCTCGGGGCTGCAGCCCCCAGGCATCCCTTCAGTCACAGGCTCAGGGTCAGGTCTGCTGGCGCTGGGAGCTTTGGGCAGCCAGGCGCACCTGCCAGTCAAAGATGAGAAGAACCATCATGACCTGGAGCACAGAG AGCGGGAATCTAGCACG AATAATTCAGTATCACCGTCAGACAGCCTGAGAGCCAGTGAGAAACACAGAGGCTCGTCTGAATACAGTCTGGACCCGAAGAAACGCAGAGTGGAGGAGAAGGACAACATGAGCCGATAT GACAGTGATGGCGACAAAAGTGATGATCTGGTCGTTGATGTGTCCAACGAG GATCCAGCCACTCCAAGGGCCAGCCCGTCTCACTCTCCTCCTGAGAATGGACTTGACAAGGCCAGAGCGCTGAAGAAAGATGCCCCCAACAGCCCGGCTTCTGTGGCCTCTTCTGGGAGCACACCCTCCTCAAAAGTGAAGGACCACCAACAT AATGACAAGTCCTCCACCCCTGGTTTAAAGTCCAACACCCCCACCCCACGCAACGACGCTCCCACCCCAGGAACCAGCAACACCCCTGGACTCAGGCCCATACCCGGAAAACCACCAGGCATCGAAGCGCTGA CACCTGCTCTACGTACACCACTGTCGATTGCGGCGCCATATGGGGCTCCGTTTGCAATGATGGGTCACCACCCAGAGATGAACGGCTCATTGACCAATCCGGGTGTTTACCCTGGCCTTCACATCTCCCCTCAGATGAGTGCCGCAGCCGCTGCTGCCTATGGACGCTCACCTATG GCGGGCTTTGATCCTCATCCCCACATGCGTGCCCCGGGTCTGCCAACAAGTCTGACCTCTATACCTGGAGGGAAACC GGCCTACTCCTTCCACGTTAGCGCAGATGGCCAGATGCAACCAGTACCTTTTCCTCCAGATGCTCTGATTGGACCAGGCATTCCCCGTCATGCCCGTCAGATCAACACACTCAGCCACGGTGAGGTGGTGTGTGCCGTGACCATCAGCAACCCCACGCGGCACGTCTATACTGGCGGCAAAGGCTGCGTGAAGATCTGGGATATCAGTCAGCCCGGCAGCAAGAGCCCCGTCTCACAACTCGACTGTCTG aacAGGGATAACTATATCCGTTCCTGTAAGCTGCTTCCGGATGGCCGCACTTTGATCGTTGGAGGGGAAGCCAGCACTCTGACCATATGGGATTTGGCCTCTCAGACTCCCCGTATCAAAGCTGAGCTCACCTCTTCTGCCCCAGCCTGCTATGCGCTGGCGATCAGCCCTGATGCCAAGGTCTGCTTCTCCTGCTGCAGTGATGGAAATATTGCTGTCTGGGACCTTCATAACCAAACCCTTGTCAG GCAGTTCCAGGGCCACACAGATGGTGCAAGTTGTATAGACATTTCCCATGATGGCACCAAACTGTGGACAGGTGGACTGGACAACACCGTACGGTCTTGGGACCTGAGAGAGGGACGACAACTCCAGCAGCATGACTTTACTTCACAG ATCTTCTCTCTGGGCTACTGTCCGACGGGCGAGTGGCTGGCTGTGGGAATGGAGAGCAGTAATGTGGAGGTGCTTCATCACACCAAGCCTGACAAGTACCAGCTGCACCTGCATGAGAGCTGTGTCCTCTCCCTCAAATTTGCCTACTGTG GTAAATGGTTTGTGAGCACTGGGAAGGACAATCTCTTGAATGCCTGGAGGACTCCCTATGGTGCCAGCATTTTCCAG TCCAAGGAGTCGTCCTCTGTCCTGAGCTGTGACATCTCAGCTGATGATAAGTACATTGTGACAGGATCTGGAGACAAGAAGGCCACTGTTTATGAAGTGATCTACTAA
- the LOC109060628 gene encoding transducin-like enhancer protein 3-B isoform X3, translating to MYPQGRHPAPHQPGQPGFKFTVAESCDRIKDEFQFLQAQYHSLKVEYDKLANEKTEMQRHYVMYYEMSYGLNIEMHKQTEIAKRLNAILAQIMPFLSQEHQQQVAQAVERAKQVTMTELNAIIGVRGLPNLPLTQQLQAQHLSHAAHGPPVQLPPHPSGLQPPGIPSVTGSGSGLLALGALGSQAHLPVKDEKNHHDLEHRERESSTNNSVSPSDSLRASEKHRGSSEYSLDPKKRRVEEKDNMSRYDSDGDKSDDLVVDVSNEDPATPRASPSHSPPENGLDKARALKKDAPNSPASVASSGSTPSSKVKDHQHNDKSSTPGLKSNTPTPRNDAPTPGTSNTPGLRPIPGKPPGIEALTAPALRTPLSIAAPYGAPFAMMGHHPEMNGSLTNPGVYPGLHISPQMSAAAAAAYGRSPMAGFDPHPHMRAPGLPTSLTSIPGGKPAYSFHVSADGQMQPVPFPPDALIGPGIPRHARQINTLSHGEVVCAVTISNPTRHVYTGGKGCVKIWDISQPGSKSPVSQLDCLNRDNYIRSCKLLPDGRTLIVGGEASTLTIWDLASQTPRIKAELTSSAPACYALAISPDAKVCFSCCSDGNIAVWDLHNQTLVRQFQGHTDGASCIDISHDGTKLWTGGLDNTVRSWDLREGRQLQQHDFTSQIFSLGYCPTGEWLAVGMESSNVEVLHHTKPDKYQLHLHESCVLSLKFAYCGKWFVSTGKDNLLNAWRTPYGASIFQSKESSSVLSCDISADDKYIVTGSGDKKATVYEVIY from the exons ATGTATCCGCAGGGCCGGCATCCG gcaCCTCACCAGCCTGGCCAGCCAGGCTTCAAATTCACTGTAGCTGAATCTTGTGACAGGATCAAAGATGAATTTCAGTTCCTTCAAGCTCAGTACCACAG TCTTAAAGTGGAGTATGACAAACTGGCCAATGAGAAGACAGAGATGCAGCGGCATTATGTCATG taTTATGAGATGTCCTATGGACTGAACATTGAAATGCATAAACAG ACTGAGATTGCCAAACGACTAAATGCGATTCTTGCTCAAATCATGCCTTTTTTGTCACAAGAG CACCAACAGCAGGTTGCGCAGGCTGTTGAACGTGCTAAGCAAGTGACAATGACAGAGTTGAATGCCATCATCGGGGTACGTGGACTTCCCAATCTGCCTCTCACC cagcagctccaggCTCAACACCTTTCTCATGCTGCCCATGGACCCCCGGTCCAGCTGCCCCCTCACCCCTCGGGGCTGCAGCCCCCAGGCATCCCTTCAGTCACAGGCTCAGGGTCAGGTCTGCTGGCGCTGGGAGCTTTGGGCAGCCAGGCGCACCTGCCAGTCAAAGATGAGAAGAACCATCATGACCTGGAGCACAGAG AGCGGGAATCTAGCACG AATAATTCAGTATCACCGTCAGACAGCCTGAGAGCCAGTGAGAAACACAGAGGCTCGTCTGAATACAGTCTGGACCCGAAGAAACGCAGAGTGGAGGAGAAGGACAACATGAGCCGATAT GACAGTGATGGCGACAAAAGTGATGATCTGGTCGTTGATGTGTCCAACGAG GATCCAGCCACTCCAAGGGCCAGCCCGTCTCACTCTCCTCCTGAGAATGGACTTGACAAGGCCAGAGCGCTGAAGAAAGATGCCCCCAACAGCCCGGCTTCTGTGGCCTCTTCTGGGAGCACACCCTCCTCAAAAGTGAAGGACCACCAACAT AATGACAAGTCCTCCACCCCTGGTTTAAAGTCCAACACCCCCACCCCACGCAACGACGCTCCCACCCCAGGAACCAGCAACACCCCTGGACTCAGGCCCATACCCGGAAAACCACCAGGCATCGAAGCGCTGA CAGCACCTGCTCTACGTACACCACTGTCGATTGCGGCGCCATATGGGGCTCCGTTTGCAATGATGGGTCACCACCCAGAGATGAACGGCTCATTGACCAATCCGGGTGTTTACCCTGGCCTTCACATCTCCCCTCAGATGAGTGCCGCAGCCGCTGCTGCCTATGGACGCTCACCTATG GCGGGCTTTGATCCTCATCCCCACATGCGTGCCCCGGGTCTGCCAACAAGTCTGACCTCTATACCTGGAGGGAAACC GGCCTACTCCTTCCACGTTAGCGCAGATGGCCAGATGCAACCAGTACCTTTTCCTCCAGATGCTCTGATTGGACCAGGCATTCCCCGTCATGCCCGTCAGATCAACACACTCAGCCACGGTGAGGTGGTGTGTGCCGTGACCATCAGCAACCCCACGCGGCACGTCTATACTGGCGGCAAAGGCTGCGTGAAGATCTGGGATATCAGTCAGCCCGGCAGCAAGAGCCCCGTCTCACAACTCGACTGTCTG aacAGGGATAACTATATCCGTTCCTGTAAGCTGCTTCCGGATGGCCGCACTTTGATCGTTGGAGGGGAAGCCAGCACTCTGACCATATGGGATTTGGCCTCTCAGACTCCCCGTATCAAAGCTGAGCTCACCTCTTCTGCCCCAGCCTGCTATGCGCTGGCGATCAGCCCTGATGCCAAGGTCTGCTTCTCCTGCTGCAGTGATGGAAATATTGCTGTCTGGGACCTTCATAACCAAACCCTTGTCAG GCAGTTCCAGGGCCACACAGATGGTGCAAGTTGTATAGACATTTCCCATGATGGCACCAAACTGTGGACAGGTGGACTGGACAACACCGTACGGTCTTGGGACCTGAGAGAGGGACGACAACTCCAGCAGCATGACTTTACTTCACAG ATCTTCTCTCTGGGCTACTGTCCGACGGGCGAGTGGCTGGCTGTGGGAATGGAGAGCAGTAATGTGGAGGTGCTTCATCACACCAAGCCTGACAAGTACCAGCTGCACCTGCATGAGAGCTGTGTCCTCTCCCTCAAATTTGCCTACTGTG GTAAATGGTTTGTGAGCACTGGGAAGGACAATCTCTTGAATGCCTGGAGGACTCCCTATGGTGCCAGCATTTTCCAG TCCAAGGAGTCGTCCTCTGTCCTGAGCTGTGACATCTCAGCTGATGATAAGTACATTGTGACAGGATCTGGAGACAAGAAGGCCACTGTTTATGAAGTGATCTACTAA